In Jejubacter calystegiae, the following are encoded in one genomic region:
- a CDS encoding YhgN family NAAT transporter, with amino-acid sequence MSEIISAAVLLILIMDPLGNLPIFMSVLKHTEPKRRRAIMIRELFIALLLMLVFLFAGERILSFLNLRAETVSISGGIILFLIAIRMIFPGQEGNASGLPAGEEPFIVPLAIPLLAGPTLLATLMLLSHQYPGQMSELVIALLVAWGGTALILLQSSLFLRLLGEKGVNALERLMGLVLVMIATQMFLDGIRAWIKGL; translated from the coding sequence ATGAGTGAAATTATCTCCGCAGCAGTGTTGCTAATCCTGATTATGGATCCGCTGGGCAACCTGCCAATATTTATGTCGGTGCTGAAGCACACGGAGCCGAAGCGCCGTCGTGCGATTATGATTCGCGAGCTGTTTATCGCATTACTACTGATGCTTGTCTTCCTGTTCGCGGGCGAAAGGATTCTGAGCTTTCTGAATCTGCGGGCGGAGACGGTTTCGATCTCCGGCGGTATTATTCTGTTCCTGATAGCGATTCGGATGATCTTCCCAGGTCAGGAAGGGAATGCCAGCGGCCTGCCCGCTGGCGAGGAGCCTTTTATCGTGCCGCTGGCGATTCCGCTGCTGGCGGGACCGACGCTACTGGCCACCCTGATGCTGCTCTCTCACCAGTATCCCGGCCAGATGAGCGAGCTGGTGATCGCCCTGCTGGTCGCCTGGGGCGGTACCGCGCTGATTCTATTGCAGTCTTCGCTGTTTCTGCGTCTGCTGGGAGAAAAGGGCGTTAACGCGCTGGAACGCCTGATGGGGCTGGTGCTGGTGATGATCGCCACCCAGATGTTCCTGGATGGTATCCGTGCCTGGATAAAGGGCCTGTAA
- the gntU gene encoding gluconate transporter — protein MSTLTLVLTAVGSVLLLLFLVMKARMHAFVALMVVSIGAGLFSGMPLDKIAKTMEKGMGGTLGFLAVVVALGAMFGKILHETGAVDQIAVKMLKSFGHSRAHYAIGLAGLICALPLFFEVAIVLLISVAFSMARHTGTNLVKLVIPLFAGVAAAAAFLLPGPAPMLLASQMHADFGWMILIGLCAAIPGMLIAGPLFGNFISRHVELNIPDDITEPHLGEGKLPSFGFSLSLILLPLVLVGLKTIAARFTVEGSTLYEWLEFIGHPFTAILVACLVAIYGLAMRQGMPKDKVMDICGQALQPAGIILLVIGAGGVFKQVLVDSGVGPALGEALTGMGLPIAITCFVLAAAVRIIQGSATVACLTAVGLVMPVIEQLNYSGAQMAALSICIAGGSIVVSHVNDAGFWLYGRFTGATEAQTLKTWTLMETILGTVGAIVGMVAFQLLS, from the coding sequence GTGAGTACATTAACGCTTGTTTTAACAGCGGTAGGTTCAGTATTGCTGCTGCTGTTTTTAGTTATGAAGGCACGTATGCATGCTTTCGTGGCTTTGATGGTTGTTTCTATTGGCGCGGGCCTGTTTTCCGGGATGCCGCTGGATAAAATTGCCAAGACCATGGAAAAAGGCATGGGGGGAACCCTGGGCTTCCTGGCGGTGGTGGTGGCGCTGGGCGCCATGTTCGGCAAGATCCTGCATGAAACCGGTGCGGTGGATCAGATTGCGGTGAAGATGTTGAAGTCCTTCGGCCACAGCCGCGCCCACTATGCCATCGGTCTGGCGGGCCTGATTTGTGCACTGCCGCTGTTCTTCGAAGTGGCTATCGTGCTGCTGATTAGCGTGGCTTTCTCAATGGCGCGTCATACCGGTACCAACCTGGTGAAACTGGTGATTCCGCTGTTCGCCGGGGTGGCCGCTGCGGCTGCCTTCCTGCTGCCGGGACCGGCGCCGATGCTGCTGGCTTCCCAGATGCATGCCGATTTTGGTTGGATGATCCTCATCGGCCTGTGTGCGGCAATTCCGGGAATGCTGATTGCCGGACCGCTGTTCGGTAACTTTATCAGCCGCCACGTGGAATTGAATATCCCCGACGATATCACCGAGCCCCATCTGGGCGAGGGGAAATTGCCCTCCTTTGGCTTCAGCCTGTCGCTGATTCTGCTGCCGCTGGTACTGGTGGGACTGAAAACCATCGCCGCTCGCTTTACCGTAGAAGGCTCGACCCTCTATGAGTGGCTGGAGTTTATCGGTCATCCCTTCACCGCTATCCTGGTGGCCTGTCTGGTGGCGATCTACGGCCTGGCGATGCGTCAGGGTATGCCGAAAGACAAGGTGATGGATATCTGCGGCCAGGCGCTGCAGCCGGCGGGGATTATCCTGCTGGTGATTGGCGCAGGCGGCGTATTTAAGCAGGTGCTGGTAGATTCTGGCGTAGGTCCGGCACTGGGCGAAGCGCTGACCGGTATGGGTCTGCCTATCGCGATTACCTGCTTTGTGCTGGCGGCGGCGGTTCGTATTATTCAGGGCTCCGCCACTGTAGCCTGTCTGACTGCGGTCGGGCTGGTGATGCCGGTTATCGAGCAGCTTAACTACAGCGGCGCGCAGATGGCGGCACTCTCTATCTGTATCGCTGGCGGCTCCATTGTGGTTAGCCATGTGAACGACGCAGGCTTCTGGCTGTATGGTCGCTTTACCGGCGCCACCGAGGCTCAGACCCTGAAGACCTGGACGCTGATGGAAACCATTCTTGGTACCGTTGGCGCGATTGTCGGTATGGTAGCCTTCCAACTGCTTTCCTGA
- the gntK gene encoding gluconokinase: MSTINHDHHVYVLMGVSGSGKSAVASEVAHQLNAAFLDGDFLHPRSNIVKMASGEPLNDDDRTPWLRALNDAAFAMQRTNKVSLIVCSALKKRYRDLLREGNDNLSFIYLKGDYDLIESRLKSRKGHFFKPQMLVTQFETLEEPHADERDVLVVDINQPLDGVVASTIDLINKK; encoded by the coding sequence ATGAGCACTATCAATCACGATCATCACGTCTACGTCCTGATGGGCGTTTCTGGTAGCGGTAAATCCGCCGTCGCCAGCGAAGTAGCCCATCAGTTGAACGCGGCGTTCCTGGACGGCGACTTCCTTCACCCGCGCAGCAACATCGTTAAGATGGCGTCCGGTGAACCGCTGAACGATGATGACCGCACCCCATGGCTGCGCGCTCTGAATGACGCCGCTTTTGCTATGCAGCGTACTAATAAAGTATCGCTCATTGTCTGTTCCGCGCTGAAAAAACGCTACCGCGACCTGCTGCGTGAAGGTAACGATAACCTCTCTTTCATCTACCTGAAAGGGGACTACGACCTGATCGAAAGCCGCCTGAAGTCGCGTAAAGGCCACTTTTTTAAACCGCAGATGCTGGTAACGCAGTTTGAGACTCTGGAAGAGCCTCATGCCGATGAACGTGACGTACTGGTTGTGGATATTAACCAGCCGTTGGATGGTGTGGTGGCAAGCACCATTGACCTGATCAATAAAAAATAA
- the gntR gene encoding gluconate operon transcriptional repressor GntR, which translates to MKKKRPVLQDVADRVGVTKMTVSRFLRNPEQVSVALRDKIAAALDELGYIPNRAPDILSNATSRAIGVLLPSLTNQVFAEVLRGIESVVDAHGYQTMLAHYGYKPEMEEERLTSMLSWNIDGLILSERTHTPRTLKMIEISGIPVVELMDSVSPCLDIAVGFDNIEAARQMTAAILARGHKNVAYLGARLDERTLMKQQGYEQAMRDAGLTPYSVMAERSSSYSSGVELFRQARREYPELDGIFCTNDDLAVGAAFECQRLGLRIPDDMAIAGFHGHDIGQAMEPQLASVLTPRERMGRIGAERLLARIRGEAISPQMLDLGFTLSPGGSI; encoded by the coding sequence ATGAAAAAGAAAAGACCCGTACTTCAGGATGTGGCCGATCGCGTTGGCGTGACCAAAATGACGGTCAGCCGATTTTTACGTAATCCCGAACAGGTCTCCGTCGCGCTGCGGGACAAAATTGCCGCTGCGCTGGATGAGCTGGGCTATATACCCAACCGCGCGCCTGACATACTCTCTAACGCGACCAGTCGTGCGATTGGCGTGCTGCTGCCGTCCCTGACCAACCAGGTTTTTGCCGAGGTGCTGCGCGGTATTGAAAGCGTTGTTGATGCGCATGGCTATCAGACCATGCTGGCGCACTACGGCTATAAGCCGGAGATGGAGGAGGAGCGCCTGACCTCGATGCTTTCCTGGAATATCGACGGCCTTATCCTGTCGGAACGTACCCACACGCCGCGTACCCTGAAGATGATCGAGATCTCCGGTATTCCGGTGGTGGAGTTAATGGACAGCGTTTCACCCTGCCTGGATATCGCTGTGGGGTTCGACAACATTGAAGCCGCCCGTCAGATGACCGCCGCCATCCTTGCCCGTGGCCATAAAAATGTTGCCTATCTGGGGGCGCGTCTGGATGAACGTACCCTGATGAAGCAGCAGGGATATGAACAGGCGATGCGTGACGCGGGTCTGACGCCCTATAGCGTAATGGCGGAACGATCCTCTTCTTATTCTTCTGGCGTAGAGCTGTTTCGTCAGGCCCGGCGCGAGTATCCGGAACTGGATGGCATCTTCTGTACTAACGATGACCTGGCGGTTGGCGCTGCGTTTGAGTGCCAGCGTCTGGGGCTGCGTATTCCCGATGATATGGCCATTGCCGGTTTTCACGGCCACGATATTGGTCAGGCGATGGAGCCGCAGCTGGCCAGCGTGCTGACGCCGCGTGAACGGATGGGACGCATCGGCGCTGAACGCCTGCTGGCGCGCATTCGCGGTGAGGCAATCTCCCCGCAGATGCTCGATCTGGGCTTTACCCTTTCTCCGGGAGGCTCAATCTGA
- a CDS encoding pirin family protein: protein MIYLRKANDRGHANHGWLDTWHSFSFADYYDPNFMGFSALRVINEDVVDAGQGFGTHPHKDMEILTYVLEGAVEHQDSMGNKEQVPAGEFQIMSAGTGIRHSEYNPNSDQRLRLYQIWIIPERTGITPRYEQRRFDALQGRQLVLSPDARDGSLKVYQDMELWRWALNNGEESRFEVREGRHVWIQVVKGEVTVNGTTATTSDGLAIWDEQMLSVQASQDSEILLFDLPPV from the coding sequence ATGATTTACTTACGCAAAGCGAACGATCGCGGCCACGCTAACCACGGCTGGTTGGATACCTGGCACTCATTCTCTTTCGCCGATTACTACGATCCGAACTTTATGGGCTTCTCCGCGCTGCGGGTGATTAATGAAGATGTGGTAGACGCCGGGCAGGGCTTCGGTACCCACCCCCATAAAGATATGGAGATCCTGACCTATGTGCTGGAAGGCGCGGTGGAGCATCAGGACAGCATGGGGAATAAGGAACAGGTACCCGCCGGTGAGTTCCAGATTATGAGTGCCGGAACCGGCATTCGCCATTCGGAATACAACCCGAACAGCGACCAGCGTCTGCGCCTGTATCAGATCTGGATAATCCCTGAGCGGACCGGCATTACGCCGCGCTATGAACAGCGTCGCTTCGACGCCCTGCAGGGGCGCCAGTTGGTGCTGTCGCCGGATGCCCGTGACGGCTCCCTGAAGGTGTATCAGGACATGGAGCTTTGGCGCTGGGCCCTGAACAATGGGGAAGAGAGCCGCTTTGAGGTTCGCGAAGGGCGCCACGTCTGGATTCAGGTGGTAAAAGGCGAAGTTACGGTAAATGGCACCACAGCCACCACCAGTGACGGTCTGGCAATCTGGGATGAACAGATGCTGTCGGTTCAGGCCAGTCAGGACAGTGAAATTCTGCTCTTCGATCTGCCGCCGGTGTGA